In Pyrus communis chromosome 8, drPyrComm1.1, whole genome shotgun sequence, one genomic interval encodes:
- the LOC137743771 gene encoding protein trichome birefringence-like 42, producing the protein MALWCFHLLPLLLSSLLPPSSSAACDFFQGSWVVDEFYPLYNGSSCPFIGFNCLSNGRPDKEYLKYRWKPTACELPRFNGQDFLERNRGKKIMFVGDSLSNNMWQSLTCMLHVAVPNSKYTLTQAGSLNTFYLEEYGVWIMFLKNGFLVDLAYEKIGKVLKLDSISTGDQWKGVDLLIFNSFHWWAHTGRAQTWDYFQVGDNVVKEMDHMEAYKIALTTWGKWVDSSIDISITKVFFQGVAAVHTDGKEWKDPEAGSCLRQTQPILGPTYPGPSHPGEAIVKSVLSGMEKPVYLLDITLLTQLRKDGHPSIYAGEGPKYNDCSHWCLPGAPDTWNELLYAALL; encoded by the exons ATGGCACTGTGGTGTTTTCACCTTCTTCCTCtacttctttcttctcttttacCGCCATCGTCATCGGCTGCCTGTGATTTTTTTCAGGGGAGTTGGGTTGTGGACGAGTTTTACCCACTTTACAATGGTTCAAGCTGTCCCTTCATTGGATTCAATTGCCTCAGCAACGGTAGACCTGACAAAGAGTACCTCAAATATAGATGGAAGCCCACTGCTTGTGAACTTCCAAG ATTCAATGGCCAGGATTTCTTGGAGAGAAACAGAGGCAAAAAAATCATGTTTGTGGGGGACTCACTAAGCAACAATATGTGGCAGTCATTGACATGCATGCTACATGTTGCAGTCCCTAATTCTAAATACACCTTAACCCAAGCAGGGTCCCTCAACACATTTTACCTTGAG GAATATGGAGTGTGGATTATGTTTCTGAAAAATGGGTTCTTGGTGGATTTGGCTTATGAAAAGATTGGCAAAGTCCTGAAATTGGACTCCATCAGTACTGGCGACCAATGGAAAGGAGTAGACTTACTGATTTTCAACAGCTTTCATTGGTGGGCTCATACCGGGCGTGCTCAAAC ATGGGACTATTTTCAAGTGGGAGACAACGTGGTGAAAGAGATGGATCACATGGAGGCCTACAAGATTGCATTAACAACATGGGGTAAATGGGTTGATTCCAGCATTGatatttcaattaccaaagtcTTCTTTCAAGGAGTAGCTGCTGTTCATACTGA TGGCAAGGAATGGAAGGATCCAGAAGCAGGAAGTTGCCTAAGACAGACCCAACCAATTCTAGGACCAACTTATCCAGGACCAAGTCATCCGGGAGAAGCTATTGTAAAGAGTGTGTTAAGTGGCATGGAAAAGCCTGTGTATTTATTGGACATCACATTGCTCACGCAGCTCAGAAAAGATGGGCACCCCTCCATTTATGCAGGTGAAGGTCCCAAATATAATGACTGTAGTCACTGGTGTCTTCCTGGTGCTCCTGATACTTGGAATGAACTTTTGTATGCAGCTTTGCTCTag